The sequence TGCACCCCGTCCCATTTCGTGGTAAGGCACGATATTGAGCCATGCTGCAGGAAGATTTCGTAACTCTTCAAGACCCGCGCCCCATGGCGCCACGACGTTTACTTCAACACCGAGAGTTTTGAGAATCCGGCGCAGGCTGACAAGGTCCGAACGCAGGTGAAATCCAAGTGATGTAAACCCTAACAAGTTGACACTTGGTTTTTCGGTCACACTCTGTTCAAGCGAATACCGCTCCACAAGCTTGGTAAACAAACCTTCAGCCGACTCATGTTCCTGAACCCTGAAAGGATTGACGTCATGTACGATAATCTTGTCGGGATCGACTCCTGAATGCCGGGAGAGTTGAGTGAGATCCTCTTGAAGAAGAGCGGTACTGCAGCTTGGAGCGACAACAATGATTTCAGGATGGTAATGTTCTTCAACCTGCTCCAGGGTACTGGGCAGCCGTGACACACCACGGGCAAGATCCTGGCCTCTGACAACACTGATGGAAAGAGCGGGAAACTCCGGTGTTCTTTCCAGCATGGTATAGGTTGCGGTTATATAATCGTCTCCCTGAGGGGCATGATAGACCGTATGAACATTTTTCATACTGTTGGTAACACGGCTTATCCCGTGAAGCGCTGTTCCCTCATAGAGCCAGAAAGCTAAACGCATGCTTTGTAATCCTCTTTATGATTGCAATTCCATTATTTGCTCTTACCCGAACTTCGGTTCAGCCGAAACCATCGTGTTCAATGCCCGGCGCTCGGCATCACTCCCTTCAACCACACCGACTCATCAAACTCAGGAAGCTTGTTTCGGCGCTGAAGCGGAGAAACAAACAGGTTCGCGAGCGTGAAAACTCCGGACCAGCTGTGAATCGGCATCAACGTGAACTCCATGCTCCACTTGACGACAAATCCGTTCCCGACGAAAGGATTGGCAGTCATGAGAGAGGTAACGATCAGATCAGGATTATCCTGCTTGATGTCCTGCAGCTGACGATGAAAGTTGGGTTGCTCGACCACTTTGACGCCATCGAGCGCCTCGAGCTCGCGTGCATGAAACTTTTTATTGATATATGCGCTGCTGCACTCAACGACCTCTGCCCCGACGTTTTTCAGGAAACGGGCGAGCGGCAGTTCCATCATGGTATCCGCCGTGAAAAACACCCTTTTGCCTTTCAACAGGTCAACCTGGTCTGAAATCCGGTCCCATGCCGCCTGCTCCCTTTCATGCAAGTCTACTGTTATATCGAACATGGCCGCCAGATCTTCCCAGAAAACCCTCGTTCCCGTAGGCCCGAAAGGGAAAAGAGAGCGAAGCACTTTCGAACCCCGTTCACGGTTAAGCCTGGAAACAACTCTCGAAAGATAGGGCTGTATCGGAGCGAGCACGGTATCAGGCCCGATCGCAGGCAGCTGATCGAAGCGGTTTTCGGGCAGAAACCCTCCTACCTTGATGCCGAGTTCTTCAGCCTCGGAACGAAGATCATCAGCAATGGAATCATTGACCGATCCGACAAAAACAACACTTTTTTCTCCGGCAGGAGCCTCCGGACAAAAAGGCACCATTGCCTGAAGCACCGAATCCTCCGCCTGGGTAAAGTTGTAGACGAGTCCGCTCGCCGGCACAAAAAGCACCGGAACCTCAGAAGTGCTCAACGAATGCGCAAGCCCTTTGAAATCGACTTTCATGACTTCAGGCGTGCAGGAAGAAAGCAGAAAAATAACCGAAGGGTGATGGTCTCTCCTGATTTCAGCAATAACGTCTTCGAGTTTCGGGTCCTGCCGCGAGAGGTCACTCTCTTCCATCAGCGCTATACCGAAACGGGGTTTCGCGAAAATCATCATACCGAGAGCATTCTGGAGAAAGTGCGCACAGGTATGGGTGCCGAGAATCAGGAAAAAACTATCCTTGATTTTCTGGTACAGCCAGCCGACACTGGCAAGACCGCAAAAACTATGAGTAACGTTGTCTTCTTTAATTAAATGAGTTGTGCCCGGAACTGACGCCATGAGCTCCTTCCTCCTGAAATTTGCTGACGCCGCATCCTTCGGGTGACACCATGAATACAGCTTCAGATTCTGCAACCGTCAAGCTTTGAATATAAAGAATTGAAGATACGAATAATAGGTAGAAATGAAAACCTATGATCGCCCCTCTTAGCACAACCAAACAGGAGTGACCATTGCTGGTTGGGAGCCACTTCTAACGACATGTGACGGATTGCCGCAAAATCCGATCTTTCCACCATACTTCTCTGCCCCGTCTGCAACATGGGAGAGAGGCTGCGTAGCTATTATTATTTGTAGTTGTTCGAAAACCATGGCGAAATTGCGGAGGATGTTTGGAAAGTATAAGTTACTGAGAAACATAAGCATAACCCCGGAAGAGTCGTAAGAAAAACCTATTTTTCCTTCGCTGCAGGGTGATAATACAATTCAAGTAGCACGAAAAAAATATGCAGCTCATCTTTATATAGGTTTCTGCTACTACCCGGAGTACATATAATGAATACTGTCAGGGAGACATCAATGAAAAACATGATTCAAATTTCCTGCTTGGTACTTCTATCACTATTCTTGACAGGTTGTGGCGAAAGAAGCGCAGAGGTAGATAATCCAAGAGCCCACAACAATGCCGGACTGGAATTTCAATACCCGGGAAATTGGAAAGTAACAGAAGATGGCAAGAAAGGAGAACTCCGGCACCTTTTGATCGAGTCCCCGGGAATTGGTCTTTTGGTAACAATCTTTATGTTCCCGGCAGATGACGCTCGCGATATACAAGGGTTTGCAGAAATCTATGCTCGATCATTCAAAGAAGAGGTTCCTTTTGGGGATGTCACTGATTCGGTATTTGGCAGTATAAGACAATCGGGTGAATACGAAATTCTTTCAGAGCAATTCTCCATGGACATTTTGGGTGTAAAGACACCGCACACCAGAACCTACAGGCGCAAATCCGTTGCCGACCAGGTATGCTTTGTTGTAGACCAGGTAGCAGACGAGCATCACTCGAAAGTCGCCAAGGGGGTCGAGCTTGTCGTTTCATCGCTCACGTACGAAACTCCCTGAAAAAACAATCCTTCCATGAGATGGACCGTTCAAGAGGCTGTCTCGTTAGTCCTATAATTACTCTTTCTCTAGTCATCCTCGGGCTTGACCCGGGGATCCATCTTCCAATGAAAGTCAGTATGGATGCCGCATCGAGTGCGGCATGACTCTCTATCGGAAACGTTGACCGATAATCGTGAAGCAGTTCTTTTGAGACAACCTCATAGCTTTCTTCCGAGAGCAGAGAAGCCATACATCGCGTTTATGAGCGAGGGCTGGTGCCGGAACTGCCCATCCTCCGTTCAACCGAGGCGACTTTTTCGCCGATAGTAACCTCCCTGTCCCTGCGGTCGTCGATCTTGATAACCGTATAGACACGTTGTGTTCCTGCTGTAAACAAGTGTTCATGCAGCCGCTCCGCCACAGCAAAAAGCTCGGTGGCGGAACCCGAAACGGTAGTGCCCATATCATGAAGCCTGTAATCCAGGCCACTCTTTTGGAGAATATTCTGAAGCTCTGCGACACCGGCGCTGAGCCCTTTCGAACCCTTGTCAAGCGGAACAACCGTTATATCCATCAATGCCATGATCTCTCCTTGCCACTATAGCCGTTGAACCATCACCTGAAAACGGTTTCATCCCTGCCGGGACCAACCGAAATAAACGTTACCGGCACATCGAGTTCTTCTTCGAGAAACGAGATGAACGCCTTTGTCTCGGTATGCAGATCATCGAAAGATCTTGCTGCCGCATTCGATGCATTCCAGCCTTTCAAAGGCTTGTACACCGGTGTCACACGGCTGAGCGTCTGGTCATCCGTCGGAAAGTCCGTAATCTTTTTTCCATCGAGCGTGTAATAAGTACAAACACATATCTCGCTGAATGAATCGAGTACATCGAGTTTCGTCAAAGCTATTTCCGTCACACCGTTGACAATCAGCGAATAACGCAAAGCGACCAGATCGAGCCAGCCGCAACGGCGCTTTCTGCCAGTTGTCGCTCCGAACTCGTTACCGATTGTACCGAGTTTCTCACCGGTCTCGTC is a genomic window of Prosthecochloris marina containing:
- the bchN gene encoding ferredoxin:protochlorophyllide reductase (ATP-dependent) subunit N, coding for MASVPGTTHLIKEDNVTHSFCGLASVGWLYQKIKDSFFLILGTHTCAHFLQNALGMMIFAKPRFGIALMEESDLSRQDPKLEDVIAEIRRDHHPSVIFLLSSCTPEVMKVDFKGLAHSLSTSEVPVLFVPASGLVYNFTQAEDSVLQAMVPFCPEAPAGEKSVVFVGSVNDSIADDLRSEAEELGIKVGGFLPENRFDQLPAIGPDTVLAPIQPYLSRVVSRLNRERGSKVLRSLFPFGPTGTRVFWEDLAAMFDITVDLHEREQAAWDRISDQVDLLKGKRVFFTADTMMELPLARFLKNVGAEVVECSSAYINKKFHARELEALDGVKVVEQPNFHRQLQDIKQDNPDLIVTSLMTANPFVGNGFVVKWSMEFTLMPIHSWSGVFTLANLFVSPLQRRNKLPEFDESVWLKGVMPSAGH
- a CDS encoding MTH1187 family thiamine-binding protein; the protein is MALMDITVVPLDKGSKGLSAGVAELQNILQKSGLDYRLHDMGTTVSGSATELFAVAERLHEHLFTAGTQRVYTVIKIDDRRDREVTIGEKVASVERRMGSSGTSPRS